The following coding sequences lie in one Sedimentibacter sp. MB35-C1 genomic window:
- the rsxC gene encoding electron transport complex subunit RsxC: MSTKLFTFKGGVHPPTNKTLTQNVPIENAVDPKVVVIPLSQHIGAPCDPLVAVGDTVKVGQKIGESKAFMSVPVHSSVSGTVKKIEQHYVPNGSKVNCIVIESDGNFEVYESVQPKGNIEDLTKEEILSIIKEGGMAGMGGATFPTHIKLSPPKDKPIDVLLVNGAECEPYLTADHRIMLEKPELVLLGVKAIMKALGVDKCFIGIEKNKPDAIEIIQKAVEGQEGIEVAPLEIKYPQGDEKRIINAITGRIVPSGGLPMEVGCVVENVGTVATIGNIFKTGMPLIQRVVTVSGSAVQNPKNLYVRIGTSYKDVIEQCGGYKEEPGKLISGGPMMGFAQFTDEVSVIKGTSGILAFSKKEADLGEPSNCIMCGRCLEACPVHLQPYKISRYSIQKNFDAADEFHAADCIECGGCSYICPSKRPLKETISVAKKEILARRRKVK, from the coding sequence ATGAGCACAAAATTGTTTACATTTAAGGGCGGAGTCCACCCACCCACAAACAAGACGCTAACACAAAATGTGCCAATTGAGAATGCAGTTGATCCTAAAGTTGTTGTTATACCTTTATCACAGCATATAGGAGCACCATGCGACCCATTAGTTGCTGTGGGAGATACGGTAAAAGTTGGACAAAAAATAGGCGAATCAAAAGCCTTTATGTCAGTACCGGTACATTCCAGCGTATCAGGAACAGTTAAAAAAATTGAGCAGCATTATGTGCCGAACGGTTCTAAAGTTAATTGCATCGTAATAGAATCAGACGGCAATTTTGAGGTTTATGAATCTGTTCAACCGAAAGGAAACATTGAAGACCTTACAAAAGAAGAAATCTTATCAATAATCAAAGAAGGCGGTATGGCAGGTATGGGAGGGGCAACATTCCCTACTCACATTAAATTAAGTCCTCCAAAAGACAAGCCAATTGATGTTTTACTTGTTAACGGCGCAGAATGTGAGCCTTATTTAACTGCCGACCATAGAATAATGCTTGAAAAACCTGAGCTTGTATTATTGGGTGTTAAAGCAATAATGAAGGCTCTTGGTGTTGATAAATGCTTTATCGGAATTGAAAAGAACAAACCTGATGCAATAGAAATAATTCAGAAGGCAGTTGAAGGACAGGAAGGCATAGAAGTTGCTCCATTGGAAATAAAGTACCCTCAGGGAGACGAAAAGAGAATAATTAATGCCATAACAGGAAGGATAGTACCATCAGGCGGACTTCCTATGGAAGTTGGATGCGTGGTTGAAAATGTCGGCACTGTTGCTACAATAGGCAATATTTTTAAAACAGGCATGCCTTTGATACAAAGAGTTGTTACTGTATCAGGAAGTGCGGTTCAAAATCCAAAGAACCTTTATGTTAGAATAGGTACTTCTTACAAAGATGTAATTGAACAATGCGGAGGATATAAGGAAGAACCTGGGAAGCTTATAAGTGGCGGACCTATGATGGGATTTGCACAATTTACAGATGAAGTATCCGTTATAAAAGGCACTTCAGGAATTCTTGCGTTCAGCAAAAAAGAGGCAGATCTTGGGGAACCATCCAACTGTATTATGTGCGGAAGATGTTTGGAAGCATGTCCTGTTCACCTTCAGCCATATAAAATCAGTAGATATTCTATTCAAAAGAATTTTGATGCTGCTGATGAGTTCCATGCTGCAGATTGTATAGAATGCGGCGGATGCTCTTACATATGTCCGTCAAAAAGACCGTTGAAAGAAACTATATCTGTTGCAAAAAAAGAAATTTTAGCAAGACGTAGAAAGGTAAAATAG
- a CDS encoding RnfABCDGE type electron transport complex subunit D has product MENKLIASSSPHIRSNETTQGLMLDVIIAMLPALVASVFYFGFNSVVLVVASVISAVITEYICNKLMKKSVSIGDLSAVVTGILLAFNIPASAPWWLPVMGSVFAIAIVKQIFGGIGFNIVNPALAGRAFLMSSWSTHMTGGFIDPVTDAVSAATPLTLIKGGSTGQLPSIFDMLLGNIPGCIGETSAILIILGGLYLIYRGTIKWIIPVFYIGTVAVLALIFDGGSMALYHLFGGGLMLGAFFMATDYATSPITDKGKIIYAVGAGALTILIRKIGGYPEGVSYSILLMNVITPLINKYVTPNVFGVAGGKNEK; this is encoded by the coding sequence ATGGAAAACAAATTAATTGCTTCATCGTCACCTCATATTAGATCGAATGAAACAACTCAAGGTTTAATGCTGGACGTAATTATTGCAATGCTGCCGGCATTAGTAGCAAGTGTATTTTATTTTGGATTTAATTCAGTTGTATTAGTGGTGGCTTCAGTTATATCAGCAGTTATAACAGAATATATATGTAACAAATTAATGAAAAAATCGGTTTCAATTGGTGATTTAAGTGCGGTTGTAACAGGAATATTATTAGCATTCAACATACCCGCATCAGCACCATGGTGGTTGCCTGTTATGGGATCTGTTTTTGCTATTGCAATAGTAAAACAGATTTTTGGAGGAATAGGGTTCAATATAGTAAACCCAGCATTAGCTGGAAGAGCATTTTTGATGTCATCTTGGTCAACTCATATGACAGGCGGATTTATAGATCCTGTTACTGACGCTGTTTCTGCTGCCACTCCTTTAACATTGATTAAAGGTGGTTCAACAGGACAGTTACCTTCAATTTTTGATATGCTTCTTGGAAACATCCCGGGCTGCATTGGAGAGACATCAGCAATATTAATAATACTAGGCGGCTTATACTTAATATACAGAGGAACTATTAAATGGATTATCCCTGTATTTTATATAGGAACTGTTGCGGTTTTAGCACTGATATTTGACGGCGGAAGCATGGCTTTGTATCATTTGTTCGGAGGCGGACTGATGCTTGGTGCTTTCTTTATGGCTACAGACTATGCAACAAGCCCTATTACAGATAAAGGTAAAATTATTTATGCAGTAGGAGCGGGTGCTCTTACGATTTTAATAAGAAAAATCGGCGGATACCCTGAAGGAGTCTCTTATTCAATACTTCTAATGAATGTTATCACTCCTTTAATTAATAAGTACGTTACCCCTAATGTATTTGGAGTTGCAGGAGGTAAAAATGAAAAATAA
- a CDS encoding RnfABCDGE type electron transport complex subunit G: MKNNIFKLGGVLCLICAIAGGVLAFVNDFTKDKIAEAELKASMDPAVLEAVMPGSTMFEPYEDQAIVETIKSENTKFEDLYVAVDDSGNQMGYVVKTLSTVAGYGGDMELFVGFADGKISGMSVLSHQETSGLGSRTTEPEFQSQFIGKDASTEITDYDAITGVTKSSVSFTSALNNAISVYNQYVNK; this comes from the coding sequence ATGAAAAATAATATATTTAAACTCGGTGGAGTATTATGCTTAATCTGCGCTATAGCAGGCGGTGTTCTTGCATTTGTAAATGATTTTACAAAGGATAAAATTGCTGAGGCTGAATTAAAAGCAAGTATGGATCCTGCGGTTCTTGAGGCTGTTATGCCTGGTTCTACAATGTTTGAACCATATGAAGATCAGGCGATTGTTGAAACAATTAAATCAGAGAACACAAAATTTGAAGATTTATATGTTGCGGTTGATGATTCCGGCAATCAGATGGGATACGTTGTGAAAACATTGAGCACTGTTGCAGGATACGGTGGAGATATGGAATTATTCGTAGGTTTCGCAGACGGTAAAATTTCTGGTATGAGCGTTTTATCTCATCAGGAAACTTCAGGACTTGGTTCAAGAACAACAGAACCTGAATTCCAAAGCCAGTTTATCGGAAAAGACGCAAGTACCGAAATAACAGATTATGATGCAATAACAGGTGTTACAAAATCTTCTGTTTCATTTACAAGCGCCTTGAATAATGCAATCAGTGTTTATAATCAATATGTAAATAAATAG
- the rsxE gene encoding electron transport complex subunit RsxE, whose translation MDKRKILTNGFIKENPVFVQLLGMCSVLAITTSVMNGIGMGVAVTVVLIGSNFVISLLRKVIPDEVRIPAFIIVIATFVTIIDLFMHAYTYDLYKSLGVFIPLIVVNCIILGRAESFASKNGIVDSIIDGLGMGMGYTFAVVVLSAIRELIGNGTLLGIQVMGESYEPMMMMVQPPGAFIALGLLIGLVNFLTRKKKA comes from the coding sequence ATGGACAAGAGAAAAATATTAACAAACGGTTTTATTAAAGAAAACCCTGTTTTTGTTCAGCTGCTTGGAATGTGTTCTGTACTTGCAATAACCACATCGGTTATGAATGGAATAGGTATGGGTGTTGCCGTTACTGTAGTATTAATAGGATCAAACTTTGTTATATCACTTTTAAGAAAAGTTATACCCGATGAGGTTCGTATACCTGCATTTATAATAGTAATAGCAACTTTTGTAACAATAATAGATTTATTTATGCATGCGTACACGTATGATTTGTATAAGTCTCTTGGTGTATTTATACCACTTATTGTTGTTAACTGTATTATACTTGGAAGAGCTGAATCATTTGCTTCTAAAAATGGCATCGTTGATTCAATAATAGATGGTTTAGGAATGGGTATGGGATATACATTCGCAGTAGTTGTATTAAGTGCTATAAGAGAGCTTATAGGTAACGGTACTTTGTTAGGAATACAAGTTATGGGAGAAAGTTATGAACCTATGATGATGATGGTTCAGCCTCCTGGAGCGTTCATTGCATTAGGCTTGCTAATAGGTCTTGTTAACTTCTTGACAAGAAAAAAGAAAGCATAG
- the rsxA gene encoding electron transport complex subunit RsxA: MDLVSIFISSFIVNNIIFMQFLGVCPFLGVSKKIDTAAGMGIAVIFVITLSSIITYIIQTAVLDRFGLEYLQTIVFILVIASLVQFVEMFLKKSSPGLYQALGVYLPLITTNCAVLGVAINNFGYEYNFIQALIYSIGTSGGFLLAIVLFAGVREKVDSADVPGCLKGSPIALVAAGLMSIAFLGFSGLKL, encoded by the coding sequence ATGGATTTAGTTAGTATATTTATTTCATCATTTATAGTAAATAACATTATATTTATGCAGTTCTTGGGAGTTTGTCCCTTCCTAGGAGTTTCCAAAAAAATTGATACTGCTGCAGGCATGGGTATTGCAGTTATATTTGTTATAACTCTGTCATCAATAATAACTTATATTATTCAGACAGCTGTTTTAGATAGATTTGGACTTGAATATTTGCAGACGATAGTCTTTATATTGGTTATAGCTTCATTGGTTCAGTTTGTTGAAATGTTCTTAAAGAAATCAAGTCCTGGTTTATATCAGGCACTTGGCGTTTATTTGCCGTTAATCACAACAAACTGTGCGGTTCTTGGTGTTGCTATCAATAACTTTGGATATGAGTACAATTTTATTCAGGCATTGATATATTCCATCGGTACATCGGGAGGATTTTTATTGGCTATTGTATTATTTGCGGGAGTCAGAGAAAAAGTTGATTCTGCAGATGTTCCTGGTTGCTTAAAAGGTTCACCGATTGCTTTAGTGGCGGCAGGTTTGATGTCTATTGCATTCCTTGGATTCTCAGGATTAAAACTTTAG
- a CDS encoding RnfABCDGE type electron transport complex subunit B gives MVIVKAIGVLAGLGVLSGGLLAVASKIFHVDVDQKIIDIRNILPGANCGACGFPGCDGMAAAIAEGKAPVNGCPVASSEKHQQIAAIMGTSAEETEKMVAHVLCQGCDSVAVKKYEYDGVRDCKAAAAVQGGPKSCSRGCLGFGNCVAVCDFDAIKIVDGIAVIDKEKCTACGKCVAECPKSVIEFVPYKNNVVVGCNNKDFGKAVKDVCKVGCIGCKICEKNCAFDAIHVVDNLAKVDYDKCTHCMVCVQKCPTKAIQGDLTILENK, from the coding sequence ATGGTTATAGTAAAGGCAATTGGAGTATTAGCTGGATTAGGCGTCCTATCCGGAGGATTATTGGCAGTAGCCTCTAAAATTTTCCATGTGGATGTTGATCAGAAAATTATTGATATAAGAAACATTCTTCCTGGTGCAAACTGCGGTGCATGCGGTTTTCCCGGGTGTGACGGTATGGCAGCTGCAATAGCTGAAGGAAAAGCACCTGTAAATGGTTGTCCTGTGGCAAGCAGTGAAAAGCATCAGCAGATAGCTGCTATTATGGGAACATCGGCAGAAGAAACAGAAAAGATGGTCGCACATGTTTTGTGTCAGGGCTGTGACAGCGTAGCTGTTAAAAAATATGAATATGACGGTGTAAGAGACTGTAAGGCTGCTGCTGCGGTGCAGGGCGGACCGAAATCCTGCAGCAGAGGATGCCTGGGATTTGGAAACTGTGTTGCTGTCTGTGACTTTGATGCTATTAAGATAGTTGACGGGATAGCAGTAATAGATAAAGAAAAATGTACAGCATGCGGTAAATGTGTAGCGGAATGTCCGAAATCGGTAATAGAATTTGTGCCGTACAAGAATAATGTGGTTGTTGGATGCAACAACAAAGACTTTGGAAAAGCGGTTAAGGATGTGTGTAAGGTAGGCTGTATCGGCTGCAAAATCTGTGAAAAGAACTGTGCTTTCGATGCCATACACGTTGTTGATAACCTTGCAAAAGTTGATTACGACAAATGTACACATTGCATGGTCTGCGTACAGAAATGTCCTACAAAAGCAATACAAGGTGATTTAACAATATTAGAAAATAAATAA
- a CDS encoding isochorismatase family cysteine hydrolase → MDAAKKMEQELRGTTLDLESLGKKKTALFVMDMVVGFVYSGALSSPRVASIVDNIAELNKKTSGYRKIFFLDSHENDSQEFRYFPPHCVSGTEEAALIQELDNEDSKGVETVYAEKNSTNGFHSAIFKEWLANNEEEVDNYIITGCVTDICVLQFALSLKSYFNEINKNKRVIIPMNCVQTYDGGAHDGYLMNLFALYNMHNSGIEIVEKII, encoded by the coding sequence ATGGATGCAGCTAAGAAAATGGAACAGGAGTTAAGAGGGACGACATTGGATTTGGAATCTCTGGGAAAGAAGAAAACAGCCCTGTTTGTAATGGATATGGTAGTAGGATTTGTTTATTCAGGAGCATTATCATCGCCCCGCGTAGCATCGATTGTAGATAATATTGCAGAGTTGAATAAGAAAACAAGTGGTTATAGAAAAATATTTTTTTTAGACAGTCATGAAAATGATTCCCAGGAGTTTAGATATTTTCCGCCTCATTGTGTGTCCGGAACAGAGGAAGCTGCTCTGATACAGGAACTAGACAATGAAGATTCCAAGGGGGTTGAAACCGTATATGCAGAGAAGAACAGCACAAATGGGTTTCACAGCGCTATATTTAAAGAGTGGCTTGCGAATAATGAAGAAGAAGTTGATAACTATATTATTACAGGATGTGTTACTGATATCTGTGTTTTGCAGTTTGCATTAAGCTTAAAATCATATTTTAATGAAATAAATAAAAATAAAAGAGTAATAATTCCTATGAATTGTGTGCAGACTTATGATGGTGGAGCTCACGACGGGTATCTTATGAATTTGTTTGCTCTTTACAATATGCATAACAGTGGAATAGAAATAGTAGAAAAAATAATTTAG
- a CDS encoding nicotinate phosphoribosyltransferase: MYHNNFSDRKLSMLMDFYELTMANGYFSSGMKDEIVYFDMFFRKNPDGAGFSIVAGLEQVIEYIKELKFTDDDIDFLRNKNLFKEEFLQYLRDFKFSGDIYAIPEGTPVFPGEPLITVRAKTIDAQLIETMMLLTINHQSLIATKANRIVRSAKGRPIMEFGARRSQGYDGAIYGGRAAYIGGVAGTATTLADEMFGVPALGTMAHSWVQMFENEYESFKAYAENYPDSCTLLVDTYNVIKSGIPNAIKVSREILEPMGKRLKGVRIDSGDIAYLSKKCREMLDEAGLTDCGIVASNSLDEFIITDLLDQGAKIDSFGVGERLITAKSEPVFGCVYKLVAIENEGQIIPKIKLSENEEKITNPGYKRVWRLYDRKKNNPIADVVCLSHETIDDTKPYTIFDEIHVWKKKKIKDFYAKNLQVPIFIKGECVYKSPTLDEIREYCLKEVSNLWNEVKRFINPHSYYVDLSPELWNCKQDLISQFSFKDPANFS; this comes from the coding sequence ATGTACCACAATAATTTTAGTGACAGGAAATTATCCATGCTTATGGATTTTTACGAACTTACGATGGCTAATGGATATTTTTCAAGCGGGATGAAAGATGAAATTGTTTATTTTGATATGTTTTTTAGAAAAAACCCTGATGGAGCAGGCTTTTCTATAGTTGCTGGGCTGGAGCAGGTTATAGAATATATAAAAGAGTTAAAGTTTACTGATGATGATATCGATTTTTTAAGAAATAAGAATTTGTTTAAAGAAGAATTTTTACAATATTTGAGGGACTTTAAGTTTTCCGGAGATATTTATGCAATACCTGAGGGCACTCCGGTTTTCCCGGGAGAGCCGCTGATTACAGTAAGAGCCAAGACTATAGATGCGCAGCTTATAGAAACGATGATGCTTTTAACAATTAATCATCAGAGCCTTATAGCAACAAAGGCGAACAGAATTGTGAGATCTGCCAAGGGCAGGCCTATAATGGAATTTGGAGCGAGAAGAAGCCAGGGATATGATGGTGCAATATATGGCGGAAGGGCCGCATACATTGGAGGTGTTGCAGGGACTGCAACTACGCTGGCTGACGAAATGTTTGGCGTTCCGGCACTTGGGACAATGGCACATTCTTGGGTTCAAATGTTTGAAAACGAATACGAATCATTTAAAGCTTATGCGGAGAATTATCCGGATAGTTGTACATTGTTGGTAGACACATATAATGTTATAAAAAGTGGAATTCCAAATGCTATTAAGGTTTCAAGAGAAATTCTTGAGCCAATGGGCAAGAGACTGAAAGGTGTACGTATTGATTCAGGTGATATTGCTTATTTGAGTAAAAAGTGCAGAGAAATGCTGGATGAAGCTGGGCTTACAGATTGCGGTATCGTTGCTTCAAACAGTCTGGATGAGTTTATAATAACCGATTTACTGGATCAAGGGGCAAAAATTGATTCCTTTGGTGTGGGAGAAAGACTTATTACAGCTAAATCCGAACCTGTATTTGGATGTGTATACAAGCTTGTGGCAATAGAGAATGAAGGACAAATTATTCCTAAAATTAAATTATCTGAAAATGAAGAAAAGATAACTAATCCTGGCTATAAGAGAGTTTGGAGATTATATGACAGAAAGAAAAACAATCCTATTGCTGATGTTGTGTGTCTGTCACATGAAACTATTGATGATACAAAGCCCTATACCATATTTGATGAAATACATGTATGGAAGAAGAAAAAAATTAAAGACTTTTATGCAAAAAACCTTCAGGTACCTATATTTATAAAAGGAGAATGTGTGTATAAGAGTCCTACACTGGATGAGATAAGAGAGTACTGTCTGAAAGAGGTTTCAAACTTGTGGAATGAAGTCAAGAGGTTTATTAACCCTCATAGTTATTATGTGGATCTTTCTCCTGAACTCTGGAACTGCAAACAGGATTTAATAAGCCAGTTCAGTTTTAAGGATCCGGCTAATTTTTCTTAA
- a CDS encoding aromatic acid exporter family protein, producing MKIPSIGMRNIKTATAVFMCLLLFEFVNRESSIYACIAAVICMQNTIVNSFKKGIERIIGTVIGGVAGIIILFIVTSLGRDELLIFIIPLGIIVLIEICVSIDMRQSVVICSVVYLIILVTKGHEDSYVMYTFNRVLDTTLGILIALLVNKYMLLPDRLKKVLKFNLSGDNSGARNKTFLEKTDKLSEELSINSEENSTPHIEINEKVDAN from the coding sequence ATGAAAATCCCTAGTATAGGAATGCGAAACATTAAAACAGCTACGGCTGTGTTTATGTGTTTGCTGCTTTTCGAGTTTGTAAACAGAGAAAGCTCAATTTATGCTTGTATTGCTGCAGTTATATGCATGCAGAACACAATTGTAAATTCATTCAAAAAGGGTATTGAGAGAATCATCGGTACAGTAATCGGAGGTGTAGCAGGTATTATTATATTGTTCATTGTCACATCCCTCGGCCGTGATGAACTTTTAATATTTATTATACCGCTGGGAATTATTGTATTAATTGAGATATGCGTTTCTATTGATATGCGGCAGTCCGTAGTAATTTGCTCTGTTGTTTATCTTATTATTCTAGTAACCAAGGGGCATGAGGACAGCTATGTTATGTACACATTTAACAGAGTGCTCGACACCACGCTTGGAATTTTAATTGCTCTTTTGGTTAACAAATATATGTTATTACCCGATAGACTAAAAAAAGTGCTGAAATTTAACCTATCTGGTGATAATTCTGGTGCAAGAAATAAAACATTTCTTGAAAAGACGGATAAATTATCGGAAGAATTAAGCATAAACTCTGAAGAAAATTCTACTCCTCATATTGAAATCAACGAAAAAGTTGATGCAAATTAA
- a CDS encoding pro-sigmaK processing inhibitor BofA family protein yields MGIADVGIVLAYSAGVMLIFMLSWIFVKPFKILGRLILNSFLGALFLIIFNFFGKFTGIFIGVNIFTALMLGILGIPGFIALLLLKFLI; encoded by the coding sequence GTGGGAATAGCAGATGTAGGAATTGTTCTGGCATATTCAGCCGGAGTCATGTTAATCTTTATGTTATCATGGATTTTTGTGAAACCGTTCAAAATTTTAGGCAGATTGATATTAAATTCATTTTTAGGTGCATTATTTTTGATAATATTTAATTTTTTCGGAAAATTCACGGGGATATTTATAGGAGTGAACATATTTACCGCATTGATGCTGGGAATTTTAGGAATACCCGGTTTTATTGCATTATTGCTGCTAAAATTTCTGATTTAG
- a CDS encoding aminotransferase class I/II-fold pyridoxal phosphate-dependent enzyme — MKKLNIISGIQQYRSEVDTNFHMPGHKGKDGILNEIGNRLNFYDITETLGTDNLHYPTGFLKDALDYISESYGSKKSYMVVNGTSCGIISAIMACTNPGDKIIVQRDCHKSVYNACILGDLKLYYLYPEFNKKHGLNFSISLEKLEQMLADNPDVKMVVLTYPTFYGICFDIKKAAEIVHKYGKILMIDEAHGSHLHFCKDMLPPSAESSGADIVTQSTHKTLPCLTQGSILHVCSDRVDTSNIESMLRMLQTTSPSYVLMASIENAVHWMNQHGEERLKRNIEVFKRRTLELRNMGINVLEDDFLIGEGCYDFDATRAVISMSELGITGTELQEILRYKYKIQMEFADLQYTVGYITATDEIVDIDRLFDAVKEIYLEESKSKEKREIIEIEPFPQLQHERKMRKAFYAVNELVNMDDAIGRTAAEFIIPYPPGIPLVCPGEIIIQDTVDYVKVMLENSINVNGVDKNYQVRVVK; from the coding sequence ATGAAGAAACTTAATATTATTTCGGGGATCCAGCAGTATCGAAGCGAGGTAGATACAAATTTTCATATGCCGGGTCACAAGGGTAAAGACGGTATATTGAACGAGATAGGAAACAGGCTTAATTTTTATGACATCACAGAAACTTTAGGTACAGATAATTTACATTACCCGACAGGTTTTTTGAAAGATGCCTTGGATTATATATCGGAATCCTATGGCTCTAAAAAATCATACATGGTCGTTAACGGGACATCCTGTGGAATTATATCGGCCATAATGGCATGTACTAACCCCGGAGATAAGATAATTGTGCAGCGAGACTGTCACAAATCCGTTTATAATGCTTGTATATTAGGAGATTTAAAGTTATATTATTTATATCCGGAATTTAATAAGAAACATGGCTTGAATTTCAGCATCAGCTTGGAAAAACTGGAACAAATGCTGGCTGATAATCCGGATGTAAAGATGGTAGTATTAACATACCCTACATTTTACGGTATTTGCTTTGATATTAAAAAAGCAGCTGAAATAGTTCACAAGTATGGTAAAATCCTTATGATTGATGAAGCTCATGGATCACACTTGCATTTTTGCAAGGATATGCTTCCGCCGTCAGCTGAAAGTTCAGGAGCTGACATTGTTACACAAAGCACACATAAAACACTTCCGTGTTTAACACAAGGGTCGATTTTACACGTATGTTCTGACAGAGTAGATACAAGCAATATTGAGTCAATGCTTAGAATGCTTCAAACTACTTCTCCTTCGTATGTGCTCATGGCATCAATAGAAAATGCTGTGCACTGGATGAATCAGCATGGGGAAGAAAGACTAAAAAGAAATATCGAGGTGTTTAAGAGAAGAACCCTTGAGCTAAGAAATATGGGAATCAATGTGTTAGAAGATGATTTTCTCATAGGTGAAGGATGTTATGATTTTGACGCTACGAGAGCCGTAATCAGCATGAGTGAACTAGGTATAACAGGTACAGAGCTGCAAGAGATTCTTAGATATAAGTATAAGATTCAGATGGAATTTGCAGACTTGCAATATACTGTAGGATATATTACGGCAACTGATGAAATTGTAGATATAGATAGACTGTTTGACGCGGTTAAGGAAATTTATCTTGAAGAAAGCAAGAGCAAGGAAAAGAGAGAAATCATTGAAATAGAACCTTTCCCGCAGTTGCAACACGAAAGAAAAATGCGTAAGGCTTTTTATGCTGTTAACGAGCTGGTAAATATGGATGATGCAATAGGGAGAACTGCTGCTGAATTCATAATACCTTATCCTCCGGGAATTCCTTTGGTTTGCCCGGGTGAAATAATTATACAGGACACCGTTGATTATGTAAAAGTCATGCTTGAAAACAGCATTAATGTTAACGGTGTTGACAAAAATTATCAAGTGAGAGTTGTTAAATGA
- the tmk gene encoding dTMP kinase: protein MKGIFIVLEGPDGSGKSTMAKKIGEYYRGNGREIEFTREPGGTEIGEKVRNIILDNNNTEMDYRTEALLYAAARAQLVAEKIKPWLEEGKIVISERYVYSSLVYQGIGRGIGIEEVKKINDFAIAGLVPDKVLFLDVNPEKGLRRKRRINGGDRLENEDISFHEKVYRGYGKLKPLFPEIKTINAERTINEIFRDIKEIINSI from the coding sequence ATGAAAGGAATATTTATAGTATTAGAAGGCCCGGACGGTTCAGGCAAAAGTACAATGGCAAAAAAAATAGGTGAGTACTACAGGGGAAATGGAAGAGAAATAGAATTTACCAGAGAACCTGGCGGAACTGAAATAGGCGAAAAGGTAAGAAACATAATTTTGGATAACAATAATACAGAAATGGATTACAGAACAGAAGCTCTTCTTTACGCTGCGGCAAGAGCACAACTGGTTGCCGAAAAAATAAAGCCATGGCTTGAAGAAGGTAAAATTGTAATAAGCGAAAGATACGTTTATTCCAGCCTTGTTTACCAGGGGATTGGAAGAGGCATCGGAATTGAAGAAGTGAAAAAAATCAATGACTTTGCCATTGCAGGACTTGTACCTGATAAAGTGTTGTTTTTGGATGTAAATCCTGAGAAGGGTTTGAGACGGAAAAGGCGTATTAACGGAGGAGACAGACTTGAGAATGAGGATATTTCATTCCATGAGAAAGTATACAGAGGATATGGCAAACTTAAGCCTCTCTTCCCTGAAATTAAAACAATTAACGCTGAACGGACTATTAATGAAATTTTTAGAGATATAAAAGAAATAATAAATTCAATATAG
- a CDS encoding cyclic-di-AMP receptor, translated as MKSITAIVQNDDANKLISALRENGFSSTKMSSTGGFLSSGNTTIISLVEDDKVDEEIEIIRKICKSKKKITAAIPPSSFSTVGGYLPQTIEVTVGGAVVFVTNIERFEKI; from the coding sequence ATGAAGTCAATAACTGCCATAGTTCAAAATGATGATGCCAATAAACTGATATCAGCATTGAGAGAAAATGGTTTTTCATCCACAAAGATGTCGTCAACCGGTGGCTTTTTAAGCTCCGGAAACACAACAATAATTTCGTTGGTTGAAGATGACAAGGTTGATGAGGAAATAGAGATAATCAGAAAAATATGCAAATCAAAAAAGAAAATTACGGCAGCTATACCTCCCAGTTCATTTAGCACAGTAGGAGGATATTTGCCTCAAACAATCGAAGTAACAGTTGGAGGAGCGGTTGTTTTTGTAACAAATATTGAGCGATTTGAGAAGATTTAG